The window CACGGTCAGTGCTGGTGAGTACGACTCGCCGTCGCGAGCGGCTTGGGTGGACGGGATCACTTCCAGGTGCTGGGTTAGAACAGTCTCGTCCCCGTCGGCGACCTCGAGAGCGACTGTGTGTGTTTCCGCTCTGTTGTTGATCACGCCGACCACGACGGGAACAGTTGTATCGGTGAGCCCCAGACACCCGATAAGACCGCACGTCGAGCCGACGGCGATTGCTCGAGCGAGGAGGCCACGTCGATTCATACAGATACTGATTGGAAATTAACCATAAGTGTTCCGTCGACCGGTGGCCGCGAGATGTGACTGTCGGTATTGCGAACGTGCATCGACATTGACGGCCGTTTCACTTCTACTGCGTTGATGTTCCCGTCCACTCGAGCGATACGTCCGAGCCACGACCGTCACGACCCAACTGGGGCCGGGGTGATTCGTCACGACAGGCGTGACGGAGTACCAGTCACCCGAAACACACGCTATTTGGCTCCCCCGCGCTTTTCGAAAGCCATGAGCCAGCACGCCATTACCCTCGCCGTGATCGCCATGTTCGGCTGGGGGCTGTGGACAGTACTCGCGAACGAAGCGACCCAGACGATCGATCCCGAACTCGCGATGATCCTCTCCTACGCCGCGAGCGTCGTGATCGCGCTCGGCTACGTCGCCGTCCAGAACGAGCCGGTCGTCCTCGAGCGAACCGGGGTCACCTACGCCCTGGGTGCCGGCATCTTCGCGGGAATCGGCGCGGTCGCGTTCTACTCCGGGTTGAGCGCCGGCCGAGTGGGCGTCGTCGCGACGATCTCGGCGCTGTACTTCGTCGTCGCTGCCCTCATTGGCATCCTCGTTCTCGGCGAGTCGCTCACGCTGCAAAACGCGCTCGGGATCGCCTTCGCGGTGCTCGCGGTAGTTTTGCTCGCGCAGTAACGCGGTTGGTCAATTTGTGTCGACTCAGTCCCCGGCCGCTTCCGGGGCGTCCGCCGGATCGACGACTTCGCCCGTCTCCGGATAGACGCCAACCTGGTCGCAGATGTCGGCCATCGGGCAGGCGTTGGGATCCTCGAGACACGCCGGCCTGCGCGCCGTACAGAAGTCCCGGCCGAACTGGATCGTGGCGGTGTGGCCGAAGCCGCACTTCTCGGCTGGCACGTCGCGCTCGAGCACCTCGCGAACCGCCTCGTGGTCGGCGTCGGGCGGGGCGATACCGAGCCGGCGGTAGATGCGGTGGACGTGGGTGTCGACGGGAAAGACGCCGTCCCGGCCGCCGGCGAACAGGAGGACGCAGTCGGCCGTCTTCGGGCCGACGCCGGACACTTCGAGGAGGGTCGCCCGAACCTCGTGGGGGTCGCCCTCGCGGACGAACGCGTCGAAGCCAGCCGCCGATCCCCACCGTTCGAGGACCCACTCGGCGGCGTCCACGATGACGCCCGACTTCTGGTTGTAGAGGCCGGCGGCACTGATGGTTTCGGCGAGCGTCGACCGCTCGGCGGCGGCGAGTGCGGCCGCGAGGTCGATGTCGGGGCCGTCGTAGCGCTCGAGCAGGGCGTCGTGGGCGGGCTGGCTCGCGACGTCGCTCGTGTTCTGGCTGAGGATGGTTCGGACGAGACAGGTGAAGGCGTCCTGTCCGCCGTAGGTCTTCTGCCAGTAGCGAGCCCCGAGGCGGTCGACGATGCGCTCCGCTCGTGTGTCGGCGGTCGCCGGGTCGAATGTCGCGGGTGCGCCGCCGCCGGCTTCCCCGCCGCTGATGTTGACCTCGGGTTCGGGATCCGACTCGTGTGGCATACGCGAGCGAACGGGTGGGAGGGACAAAACGACGGCGAAGTCGGTGATCGATCCCCTGGATCACCCGTCTTTCGGAAACCGTTTCGGAAACGGCTGTATCTGACTGTCACCCTCCGAACGCGCCGATATCGACAGATCGACGAATAACGGAAATAACGGAAACACCCCTCCGTCACTTATCAGGATGTCCCTCGAGCCATCGAACGACGATGACACTTCACCTTCACCACGATTCGACGCTCGAGTCCGGACTGACGCTGCTTCGCGTGCCGTCGAGACGGTCGACGGCGGTACACCAACTCGTCTGTGATCACCTCACTGCTGGCGGGGACGGAACGGGCGACGGAACTGAGCCACAGAACGCGTACTGGATCGACGCCGGCAACACGGCGTCGACGCACGTCCTGTACGACGTCGCACCTGGTTCGGGTCGGCAGGTGCTCGAGCCCCTGCGGATCGCTCGGGCGTTCACCGCCTACCAGCACCACTCGCTGGTCAGAGAGGTCACGGCTCGAGCCGACCCCACTACGGCGCTGATCGTCGCCCCGAACGTAGGACTGCTCTACCGCGACGCCGATCTCGCGGGATGGGAGCGAGACGACCTCCTCGAGTCGACCGTGACGATTCTGGCCGAACTCGGACGTTCGCTCGAGTGTCCCGTCCTGATCACCGCCGCCGAGCGCGCGCCGACGAGTACGCTCGAGCACCTCGAGACGGCCGCTGACTCGATGATCGAGTGCACCCAGACCCGTGAGGGACTCCGATTCGACGGCGACGGGCTCGAGACGATGGGCTACTGGCACGGCCGGTACTGGCAGACGACGATCCCCTACTGGGTCGGGTGCTGCGGCCGACTCGACCCCGACGCGGTGCTGGCGGGGGTTCCCCATCGGTCCCATCAGTCGGTCGCCGACCCGCTCGAGAGGATGGAAATGGGGCCGGAGGTGCTCGCCTGATGGGCCGAACGAACCCAACGTATCGGGACGCCCTCCGCGGCCTCGAGCGCGAGTGGGCACCGATGCGGCGGGCGCTGCGCCGGGAGCGCCAGGCCGATTTCGACCGTCTGTTCGATCGGGCGCGAACCGTCGCGGACGCGGCTGGCTACGCGAATACCGCCGATCCCGAGCGGGCGCTGGTGCTGTCGCTGCTGGTGGCCCACGAGACGGCGCTTCGGGAACTCGAGGTTCGCGTGTCCGAACTGGAGGGAGCGGCTTCGATTCACGAGGCCGAGGCCGACGCGGGCGACGGCGACGGTGGCAGTGACTGTGATGTCGACGGTGATAGTGGCAGTAACAGTAGCGGTGACGGCGATGTCGACGATTCGGCGCAAACGGAGGGGACGACCGACCCGTGACGTTCGCGTTCGAATTCGAGGACGGCCTCGTTCGGGAGTGGACGCTGCTCGAGTCGGGGTCGAACTCGAACGATGACGAGGGTTCCCCGGGCGCAACCTACACCGAACGAACCGACTACGTCCCGGCGCTGTTCGTCGGCGGCCCGCTCGAGGCGCTCGAAGCCCTGCGCACGCACCTCGAGGGCGATCCGAAGGTAGCCGAGATGGAATTCGAGGAACGATACCCCAGCCTTCACGCCCACCACGATGGCGAGCGTGCGACCGTGTTGCGCGTCGGCCTCGAGCGCGTCGGCGAGGTGGGAACGCTGGCACGAGAGATCCGGGGCGTCTACGCCCGCGAGCACCACGCGCCGGGGACGCTCCGGCTGTTCGACGTCGACTTCGCGCCCGGATTCCGGTACTGCCTCGACGAGGGGATCGACCCCACCTCGTCGCGCCCGTTGCGGACGCTCGAGATCGGGATCGCCGATCGAGCGCTCGCCGCGGGCGACGTCTCCCGCCTCGAGATCGACGGCGACCCCGTCACCGGCGAACCGGCGGACGTCCTCTGGTCGCTCGGACGCCGCCTCGAGCGCCACGACCCGGACGTGCTCGTGGTGAGCCACGGCGACCTGATTCCGACGCTCGAGCGGGCGGCGACCGACGCGGGTCTCGACGGGTTTCAGCTGGGCCGGCTCCCCGGCTGGACGCAGCTGGCGGGCGAGAGTACGTACACCAGCTACGGCCAGGTCGGTCACTCCCCAGCCCGCTACCGGGTGCCGGGACGGGCGATCGTCGACACGTCGAACAGCTTCCTCTGGCACCAGTCGGGGCTGGCGGGGCTCGAGTACCTCGTTGGACAGTCGAAGCAACCGCTTCAGGAGGCGGCCCGGGCCAGCATCGGGACGATCCTGACGGCGATTCAGATCGGCGTCGCCCGGGAGTGGGACGTGCTCGCACCGCTGAACAAGTGGGAGCCGGAGCGATTTCAATCCGTGTCGACGCTGCACGCGGCCGACCGCGGCGGCTTCACGTTTTCGCCGGAGGTAGGCTATCACGAGGACGTCCACGAGATCGATTTCGCCTCGCTGTATCCGCGGATCATCTGCCAACACAACGTGAGTCCGGAGACGCTCGATTGTGGGTGTTCCGTTGACAGCGAGCGAGCCGGGCGAGCCGGTGAGTCGGCCGACGACGACGGCGAACGGGTTCCCGAACTCGAGTATTACCTCTGCGGGACGGACGGCTTTCTCCCGGCGGTGTTGCGGCCGCTGCTCGACCGACGCGCCGCCTGCAAGCGACGGCTCGAACGCGGCGTCGAGGACGAGGCCGAAGCCGCCCGATTGCGTGGCCACTCGGGGGCGATCAAGTGGGTACTCGTCTCCTGCTTCGGCTACCAGGGCTACCGAAACGCGAAGTTTGGGCGGATCGAGTGCCACGAGGCGATCAACGCCTACGCCCGCGACATCGCCCTCACGGCGAAGGCTCGCCTCGAGGACGCCGGCTGGCACATCGTCCACGGGATCGTCGACAGCCTCTGGGTGGCCCCGCGGGTCGACGACCCGGAACCCATCGCGGACGTGATCGCCGAGATAAGCTGCGACGTCGGCATCGACCTCGAGCACGACGGCCACTACGAGTGGGTGTGTTTCGTCCCCAGACAGGATGCCAGCGTCGGAGACGGCGTCACCGCCGGTGCCCT of the Natronosalvus vescus genome contains:
- a CDS encoding EamA family transporter, with translation MSQHAITLAVIAMFGWGLWTVLANEATQTIDPELAMILSYAASVVIALGYVAVQNEPVVLERTGVTYALGAGIFAGIGAVAFYSGLSAGRVGVVATISALYFVVAALIGILVLGESLTLQNALGIAFAVLAVVLLAQ
- a CDS encoding endonuclease III domain-containing protein; this encodes MPHESDPEPEVNISGGEAGGGAPATFDPATADTRAERIVDRLGARYWQKTYGGQDAFTCLVRTILSQNTSDVASQPAHDALLERYDGPDIDLAAALAAAERSTLAETISAAGLYNQKSGVIVDAAEWVLERWGSAAGFDAFVREGDPHEVRATLLEVSGVGPKTADCVLLFAGGRDGVFPVDTHVHRIYRRLGIAPPDADHEAVREVLERDVPAEKCGFGHTATIQFGRDFCTARRPACLEDPNACPMADICDQVGVYPETGEVVDPADAPEAAGD
- a CDS encoding type B DNA-directed DNA polymerase, whose protein sequence is MTFAFEFEDGLVREWTLLESGSNSNDDEGSPGATYTERTDYVPALFVGGPLEALEALRTHLEGDPKVAEMEFEERYPSLHAHHDGERATVLRVGLERVGEVGTLAREIRGVYAREHHAPGTLRLFDVDFAPGFRYCLDEGIDPTSSRPLRTLEIGIADRALAAGDVSRLEIDGDPVTGEPADVLWSLGRRLERHDPDVLVVSHGDLIPTLERAATDAGLDGFQLGRLPGWTQLAGESTYTSYGQVGHSPARYRVPGRAIVDTSNSFLWHQSGLAGLEYLVGQSKQPLQEAARASIGTILTAIQIGVAREWDVLAPLNKWEPERFQSVSTLHAADRGGFTFSPEVGYHEDVHEIDFASLYPRIICQHNVSPETLDCGCSVDSERAGRAGESADDDGERVPELEYYLCGTDGFLPAVLRPLLDRRAACKRRLERGVEDEAEAARLRGHSGAIKWVLVSCFGYQGYRNAKFGRIECHEAINAYARDIALTAKARLEDAGWHIVHGIVDSLWVAPRVDDPEPIADVIAEISCDVGIDLEHDGHYEWVCFVPRQDASVGDGVTAGALTKYAGKRTTGEFKIRGLECRQRHTPPFIAACQRECLEVLDDTRDPEAVCDRLARRLGDLRRGDVDVAEVAITKRVSKPLEAYRQETLTVGALRRYAAHDVPRRPGQAVEYVVVDDDASRTRERIRLPFELETDVVPGTEAKLETDVELENGRPQAPPYHSDYYERALLRAGESVLAAFGWDERRIRHYLSDGRTVQLSTFSS